In a single window of the Mesorhizobium shangrilense genome:
- a CDS encoding MBL fold metallo-hydrolase: protein MKAAFTIICATLLGLGSAAAESGAVASEQKSTRLVLLGTAGGPTWYGDNSPHGISSAVIVNGRAYIVDFGSGAYRQLRTAGIKPGSEAALFFTHLHSDHVIDLPSLLMYDPSARKRANASLKIFGPGTRGVLPPLAGDAKEDVVIHPENPSPGTADMVSALVGAFATDMNIRVRHEGIPDVRDFFEAHDVAMPASVAVDSNADAWPSMEPFEVWADENVRVTATLVDHGKVFPNYAYRFDTADGSIVFSGDTAISENLVRLAKDADILVHEAIDPSWIAKIVGDKPWNARQEALAH from the coding sequence ATGAAAGCTGCCTTTACGATCATTTGCGCGACGCTGTTGGGGCTTGGCTCCGCTGCAGCCGAGTCGGGCGCTGTTGCGAGCGAGCAGAAGTCCACCCGCCTCGTATTGCTCGGCACCGCGGGCGGACCGACATGGTACGGCGATAACTCGCCGCACGGCATTTCGTCGGCGGTGATAGTGAACGGCCGCGCCTATATCGTCGATTTTGGCTCGGGAGCCTATCGCCAGCTGCGGACGGCAGGAATCAAGCCGGGATCGGAGGCGGCGCTGTTCTTCACCCACCTGCACTCCGATCACGTGATCGATCTGCCAAGCCTGCTGATGTATGACCCGAGCGCCCGCAAGCGGGCGAATGCGTCCCTGAAGATCTTCGGTCCCGGAACGCGCGGCGTGCTGCCGCCATTGGCAGGCGACGCCAAGGAAGACGTCGTGATCCATCCCGAAAATCCTTCGCCGGGAACTGCCGACATGGTGTCCGCCCTCGTCGGCGCCTTCGCGACGGACATGAACATCCGGGTTCGCCACGAGGGTATTCCGGACGTGCGGGATTTCTTCGAGGCCCATGATGTCGCCATGCCGGCATCCGTGGCGGTCGATTCGAACGCCGACGCATGGCCGTCCATGGAACCTTTCGAGGTGTGGGCCGACGAGAACGTGCGCGTCACCGCGACGCTGGTTGATCACGGAAAGGTCTTCCCCAACTACGCCTATCGCTTCGACACGGCTGACGGGTCGATCGTCTTTTCGGGCGATACGGCTATCAGCGAGAATCTCGTACGCCTCGCCAAGGATGCGGACATTCTCGTGCACGAGGCCATCGACCCGAGCTGGATTGCCAAGATCGTCGGAGACAAGCCGTGGAACGCGCGGCAGGAGGCCCTTGCGCATTAG
- a CDS encoding extracellular solute-binding protein, with protein MNIRKRTFLALTAAAAVSLTLAGGAVAQDKPVVVYTAHKSSIVDTLLPMFEKETGLKAEVVKLGSGDIMKRVKAEAGAPAADVIWSITGSLLTDIQDLIEPYAPADADKIDQQFVENPNWTPYTAVVYVLAVNTTMLPLEEAPKTWAALADPKWKGQLATARADGSGSAMQQLQTVLTVFGDKGWDTYTEIAKNFVFTDSSGAVPRFVADGETSMGLTLEDNALEYAQNGAPVAIVHMTDGTAATPDGIALVKGGPNAEGGKKFIDWAMSKSTQDTLATKIGRRSVRTDASNPEGTPALSEINVVNPKPLADFGGAEAVLAKWRTAIGE; from the coding sequence ATGAATATTCGCAAACGCACATTTTTGGCGCTGACCGCGGCTGCGGCAGTGTCGCTGACGCTCGCCGGCGGCGCCGTTGCCCAAGACAAGCCTGTCGTGGTCTACACGGCCCATAAATCGTCCATCGTCGACACATTGCTGCCGATGTTCGAGAAGGAGACGGGCCTCAAGGCCGAGGTGGTGAAGCTCGGATCGGGCGACATCATGAAGCGCGTGAAGGCCGAGGCTGGCGCGCCGGCCGCGGACGTCATCTGGTCGATCACCGGCAGCCTGCTCACCGACATCCAGGATCTGATCGAGCCCTACGCTCCGGCGGACGCCGACAAGATCGACCAGCAGTTCGTCGAGAACCCGAACTGGACCCCCTACACGGCGGTCGTCTACGTGCTCGCCGTCAACACGACCATGCTTCCGCTGGAAGAGGCCCCCAAGACCTGGGCGGCGCTCGCCGATCCGAAGTGGAAGGGGCAGCTTGCAACCGCGCGCGCAGACGGTTCCGGATCCGCCATGCAGCAGTTGCAGACGGTTCTTACGGTGTTCGGCGACAAGGGTTGGGACACCTATACCGAGATCGCCAAGAACTTCGTGTTCACCGACAGTTCCGGCGCCGTGCCGCGCTTCGTGGCGGATGGTGAGACATCCATGGGTCTGACGCTCGAGGACAACGCACTCGAGTATGCCCAGAACGGCGCGCCTGTGGCGATCGTCCATATGACGGACGGCACTGCGGCCACGCCGGACGGCATTGCACTCGTCAAGGGCGGCCCGAACGCGGAAGGCGGCAAGAAGTTCATCGACTGGGCGATGTCCAAGTCGACGCAGGACACCCTGGCGACCAAGATCGGCCGGCGCTCCGTCCGCACCGACGCGAGCAATCCGGAGGGAACACCTGCCCTTTCGGAGATCAACGTCGTGAACCCCAAGCCGCTCGCCGACTTCGGCGGCGCCGAGGCGGTTCTCGCCAAGTGGCGGACGGCCATCGGCGAGTAG
- a CDS encoding metallophosphoesterase family protein, whose product MTFRFIHSSDLHLGKRFGNFSGDLPGRLREARHAVIGKLADHARKQGVTTVLLAGDTFDTETPGPDVRRQALAEMRHHAPVRWVILPGNHDSLQAAQLWATLKAEAPDNVILAVEPQPFELTQGVALLPAPCTTRRPGRDLTEWMDAATTPEGTIRIGLAHGAVQSFSEEGNGLEVIAPDRARRAGLSYLALGDWHGGVEIDPRTRYSGTPEPDRFKHDRPGEALLVSLDGPSADPDVTALPTGSFAWRSLALDLLDGEDAVARLEAMLPEARLRRQWLVQMVATGRARLEGRTALSAAIEHARPDFAFLDFDDEGLATECEAGDLDAIDRAGALREVADALLAETGDANRSAEERDIARSALARLYAYAQAVTP is encoded by the coding sequence ATGACATTCCGCTTCATCCATTCGAGCGACCTGCATCTTGGAAAACGTTTCGGCAACTTCTCTGGCGACCTGCCGGGGCGGTTGCGCGAGGCGCGGCATGCGGTGATCGGGAAGCTTGCGGACCATGCGCGCAAGCAGGGCGTCACCACGGTGTTGCTGGCCGGCGACACTTTTGACACCGAAACCCCGGGGCCGGATGTGCGACGCCAGGCGCTTGCCGAGATGCGCCACCATGCGCCGGTCCGCTGGGTGATCCTGCCGGGCAACCATGATTCGCTGCAGGCCGCCCAGCTGTGGGCGACGCTGAAGGCGGAGGCGCCCGACAACGTCATCCTCGCCGTCGAGCCGCAGCCGTTCGAACTGACGCAGGGCGTGGCGCTGCTGCCGGCGCCCTGCACGACGCGGCGGCCCGGCCGCGACCTCACCGAATGGATGGATGCCGCGACGACGCCTGAAGGAACGATCCGCATCGGCCTCGCGCACGGTGCGGTGCAGAGCTTTTCTGAAGAGGGCAATGGGCTCGAGGTAATCGCGCCCGACCGTGCGCGGCGCGCCGGGCTGTCCTACCTCGCGCTCGGAGACTGGCACGGCGGCGTCGAGATCGACCCGCGCACGCGCTACAGCGGAACGCCGGAGCCGGACCGCTTCAAGCATGACCGGCCCGGCGAGGCGCTGCTGGTCTCGCTCGATGGGCCTTCGGCCGACCCGGACGTGACCGCGCTGCCGACGGGCAGCTTCGCGTGGCGAAGTCTGGCGCTCGATCTGCTCGACGGCGAGGACGCCGTCGCGCGGCTGGAGGCCATGTTGCCCGAAGCCCGGCTCAGGCGGCAGTGGCTCGTTCAGATGGTCGCCACGGGCCGGGCGCGGCTCGAAGGCCGGACGGCGCTTTCCGCTGCGATCGAGCACGCCAGACCCGACTTCGCCTTCCTCGACTTCGATGACGAAGGTCTCGCGACGGAATGCGAGGCCGGCGATCTCGATGCGATCGACCGTGCCGGCGCCCTGCGCGAGGTGGCCGATGCTCTGCTGGCCGAGACCGGGGACGCCAATCGTTCGGCGGAGGAGCGCGACATCGCGCGATCGGCGCTGGCCCGGCTCTATGCCTACGCGCAGGCGGTCACTCCATGA
- a CDS encoding ABC transporter ATP-binding protein produces the protein MSYLEVADAIKQFTSEFRALDNVSISVERGEFFTLLGPSGCGKTTLLRAIAGFNDLTSGSIALDGSDLRKVPPHKRDIGMVFQDYAVFPHLSVFDNVAFGLKPRKVPAADIKKRVEKALEGVHLSALADRMPAAMSGGQQQRIGIARALVINPRLLLMDEPLSNLDAKLRIELREEIRDIQRKVNIASIYVTHDQEEALAISDRICVMSAGRIEQMGTPQEIYGDPQTIFVARFVGTLNEFSQGPARDALLKDLGLDMVKAATWSVRPEKLQLARAGDQGAAGKAAIVPAKVVKYTYLGREAHVLVETGFGQAIVHLSNPGTRSTRETSEDVLVAVEREALMAFDSAGKRLPIGA, from the coding sequence ATGAGCTATCTGGAGGTCGCCGACGCGATCAAACAGTTCACCTCGGAATTTCGGGCGCTGGACAATGTTTCGATCTCGGTGGAACGCGGCGAGTTCTTCACGCTCCTCGGACCGAGCGGATGCGGGAAGACGACCCTCCTGCGCGCCATCGCCGGCTTCAACGACCTCACATCGGGATCGATCGCGCTGGACGGGAGCGATCTGCGCAAGGTGCCGCCGCACAAGCGCGACATCGGCATGGTCTTTCAGGATTACGCCGTATTCCCCCACCTGAGCGTGTTCGACAACGTCGCGTTCGGACTGAAGCCCAGGAAAGTCCCGGCCGCCGACATAAAGAAGCGTGTCGAGAAGGCGCTGGAGGGCGTGCACCTCTCCGCGCTTGCGGACCGCATGCCGGCAGCGATGTCGGGAGGGCAGCAGCAGCGCATCGGCATCGCCCGCGCCCTGGTCATCAACCCGCGCCTGCTGTTGATGGACGAGCCGCTTTCCAATCTGGACGCCAAGCTGCGCATCGAGCTGCGCGAGGAGATCCGCGACATCCAGAGGAAGGTGAACATCGCCTCCATCTACGTCACCCACGACCAGGAAGAAGCGCTGGCCATCTCCGATCGCATCTGCGTGATGAGCGCCGGCCGCATCGAGCAGATGGGCACGCCGCAGGAGATCTACGGCGATCCCCAGACGATCTTCGTGGCGCGCTTCGTTGGCACCTTGAACGAGTTCTCTCAAGGACCGGCGCGCGACGCGCTTCTGAAGGACCTCGGCCTGGACATGGTCAAGGCCGCCACCTGGTCAGTGCGCCCGGAGAAGCTCCAGCTCGCCCGCGCCGGCGATCAGGGCGCCGCCGGAAAGGCCGCGATCGTCCCCGCGAAGGTCGTCAAATACACCTATCTCGGGCGGGAAGCGCACGTGCTGGTCGAGACCGGCTTTGGCCAGGCGATCGTCCACCTCTCCAATCCGGGAACGCGATCGACCCGTGAAACCAGCGAGGATGTCCTCGTCGCCGTGGAGCGCGAGGCGCTCATGGCGTTCGACAGCGCCGGCAAGCGCTTGCCCATCGGAGCCTGA
- a CDS encoding AAA family ATPase, translating into MKISALRLFNVKRFAGRGKAIEGIGDGVNVLCAANEFGKSTSFEALHALFFQPHSSTAGEVRNLRPYSGGNPLVEADIATEAGRFRITKQFYGGRSARVVDIANDRIVAQADEAENFIASLVRGGTAGPAGLLWVRQGVTGIEKRSKTEEDSEKQVRASLLESVQGEVEAITGGRRMAEIMAAVDEAMGKLLTPTGRPKAGERYAAAIDDRDRLEAEEQRRESEVTALRGALDQRAAAVRRLAELDGADDRDGRSKAIEAAQAVFDAAKAQAETLRAAEAELKLAREQHDSANRELKSFRDALEKAKSLRGRFTEAEGMRAQALARRDEVATAIGKARMETEAAETEELEARALLARLDAALKAREAAQQLSELEQKLEAAEECRRKIEDGEARLSLLRLPEKAVAELENLDVEIARLRAVAEAGRPSVAIAYEPNAPAVTIDGTALKDGELRGYDSQAQLAIPGVGVVTLRTNRQSGSDHRLPQTEERRRVLLASMGVADLAAARERQVEAQRIEGDLRELRTRLSLLAPDGLPKLREEIAGRRAAAGEVLELKEDPAQARIAHEKAEARRLAARQVLRETEPVQAGTGDAIVAAETAFAALGAERALVEALLGPEETRAERERQLADRFIASNTRLAEQLAAVSKLQGDAVDVASAEAALRRVRSVADAAEKEIGRLREEISGLNAHIATQTDLAVEEKWRETADALSAARARAEAYRTEVAVLKRLRLALETARSHARETYLLPVMTELRPLLGLLFDDVSITFDEKTLLPHKILRNGQEEEVERLSGGMREQLSVLTRLAFARLLAKDGRPAPVILDDALVYSDDDRIEKMFDALHRQSRDQQIIVFSCRQRAFQKLGGNALQMADWAPG; encoded by the coding sequence ATGAAGATTTCCGCACTGCGCCTGTTCAACGTCAAGCGCTTCGCCGGCCGCGGTAAGGCGATCGAGGGCATCGGCGACGGCGTCAACGTGCTGTGCGCCGCCAACGAGTTCGGCAAGTCGACCAGCTTCGAGGCGCTGCACGCGCTGTTTTTCCAGCCGCATTCGAGCACTGCCGGCGAGGTCCGCAACCTGCGCCCCTATTCGGGCGGCAATCCGTTGGTCGAGGCCGACATCGCGACGGAAGCTGGCCGCTTCCGCATCACCAAGCAGTTTTATGGTGGCCGCTCGGCGCGCGTCGTCGACATCGCAAACGACCGGATCGTCGCGCAGGCTGACGAAGCGGAGAATTTCATCGCGAGCCTGGTCCGGGGCGGGACGGCGGGGCCCGCCGGCCTGCTCTGGGTGCGCCAGGGGGTAACCGGCATCGAGAAGCGCAGCAAGACGGAGGAAGACAGCGAGAAGCAGGTGCGCGCCAGCCTGCTCGAGTCCGTGCAGGGCGAGGTCGAGGCCATCACCGGCGGCCGCCGCATGGCCGAGATCATGGCGGCGGTGGATGAGGCGATGGGCAAGCTCCTCACTCCGACCGGCCGTCCGAAGGCGGGCGAGCGATATGCGGCCGCCATCGACGACCGCGACCGGCTGGAGGCGGAGGAGCAGCGACGCGAGTCCGAAGTGACGGCGCTGCGGGGCGCTCTCGACCAGCGGGCGGCGGCCGTCAGGCGGCTGGCCGAACTCGATGGCGCTGACGATCGCGACGGGCGGTCGAAGGCGATCGAGGCGGCGCAGGCGGTTTTTGACGCCGCCAAGGCACAGGCCGAGACGCTGCGCGCCGCCGAAGCGGAACTCAAGCTCGCGCGGGAGCAGCACGACAGTGCCAACCGGGAGCTCAAATCCTTCCGCGACGCTCTCGAGAAAGCGAAAAGCCTCCGGGGAAGGTTCACGGAGGCCGAGGGTATGCGCGCGCAGGCGCTTGCCCGGCGCGACGAGGTCGCAACCGCAATCGGCAAGGCCAGGATGGAAACAGAGGCAGCCGAGACGGAGGAACTGGAAGCGCGCGCCCTTCTCGCCCGTCTCGACGCCGCGCTGAAGGCGCGGGAGGCCGCACAACAGCTGTCTGAACTGGAGCAGAAGCTGGAAGCGGCGGAGGAATGCCGCAGGAAGATCGAGGACGGCGAGGCAAGGCTTTCGCTGCTCAGGCTCCCAGAGAAGGCGGTGGCCGAACTCGAAAACCTCGACGTCGAGATCGCCAGGCTTCGCGCCGTCGCCGAAGCGGGCCGCCCTTCCGTCGCCATCGCCTACGAGCCGAACGCCCCGGCGGTCACCATCGACGGCACGGCGCTGAAGGACGGCGAACTGCGAGGCTATGACAGCCAGGCGCAACTGGCCATTCCGGGCGTTGGCGTCGTCACGCTGCGGACCAACCGACAGTCCGGAAGCGACCACCGGCTGCCACAGACTGAAGAACGCCGGCGCGTCCTGCTCGCCTCCATGGGCGTCGCGGACCTCGCTGCCGCACGCGAACGGCAGGTCGAAGCACAGCGCATCGAGGGCGACCTGCGGGAGCTAAGGACCCGGCTGTCGCTGCTTGCGCCTGACGGCCTGCCGAAACTTCGGGAAGAGATTGCGGGGCGTCGTGCGGCGGCGGGGGAAGTCCTCGAACTGAAGGAGGATCCCGCGCAGGCACGCATCGCGCACGAGAAAGCGGAGGCGCGGCGGCTCGCCGCGCGGCAGGTCCTGCGCGAGACCGAGCCTGTGCAGGCGGGAACCGGGGACGCCATCGTCGCGGCGGAGACGGCCTTCGCGGCGCTCGGGGCCGAGCGCGCGCTTGTCGAGGCCCTTCTCGGACCCGAGGAGACGCGCGCCGAGCGCGAGCGCCAGCTCGCGGACAGGTTTATCGCGTCAAATACCCGGCTGGCGGAGCAGCTGGCGGCGGTATCGAAGCTCCAGGGCGATGCGGTGGACGTCGCTTCCGCCGAGGCGGCGCTCCGCCGGGTCCGTTCCGTCGCGGACGCGGCCGAGAAGGAAATCGGCAGGTTGCGGGAGGAAATTTCCGGCCTCAATGCGCACATCGCCACGCAGACCGATCTTGCGGTCGAGGAGAAATGGCGCGAGACCGCCGACGCGCTGAGTGCCGCGAGGGCGCGCGCCGAGGCTTACCGGACGGAGGTCGCGGTCCTGAAGCGCCTGCGCCTTGCGCTGGAAACCGCGCGCAGCCATGCGCGCGAAACCTACCTCCTGCCGGTGATGACGGAGCTGCGGCCGCTGCTCGGGCTCCTCTTCGACGACGTGTCGATCACCTTCGACGAGAAGACGCTGCTGCCGCACAAGATCCTGCGGAACGGTCAGGAAGAGGAGGTGGAGCGCCTCAGCGGGGGCATGCGCGAGCAGCTCTCGGTGCTGACGCGGCTCGCCTTCGCGCGGCTCTTGGCGAAGGACGGCCGGCCGGCGCCGGTCATCCTCGACGACGCGCTGGTCTACTCCGATGACGACCGCATCGAGAAGATGTTCGACGCCCTGCACCGCCAGTCGCGCGACCAGCAGATCATCGTCTTTTCCTGCCGTCAGCGGGCCTTCCAGAAGCTGGGCGGCAATGCGCTTCAAATGGCCGACTGGGCCCCGGGCTGA
- a CDS encoding DeoR/GlpR family DNA-binding transcription regulator, protein MTGRRTVSVDAEVHGEAAKVGERRAAILAAVRANGAVSVSELAERFSVTQQTIRRDLHSLDGKGLIHKGFGGAFASPGVAKFDYLERQGTQADIKRRLMLGIEEFLTPGATLFVGLGTTFNALHEVIVRHPGLLVATPNLEVAYNCAMNTDATVYIYGGYVRSKDSAVLTVADASRDRFKFDVALLGASAIDDEGDILEFDPLEVDLVRSILPLARQRILVAHHEKFRRRAPHKVASLREVDVLVTDGDVSGHFPDLRVLNSTRVISV, encoded by the coding sequence ATGACAGGCCGGCGCACGGTGTCGGTCGATGCCGAGGTGCATGGAGAGGCTGCGAAGGTCGGCGAGCGTCGCGCGGCGATACTGGCGGCGGTCCGGGCCAATGGCGCGGTGTCCGTTTCTGAGCTGGCCGAGCGCTTCTCCGTCACCCAGCAGACGATCCGGCGCGACCTGCATTCGCTGGACGGCAAAGGGCTGATCCACAAGGGCTTCGGCGGCGCGTTCGCCTCGCCGGGCGTCGCCAAGTTCGACTACCTCGAGCGACAGGGCACGCAGGCAGACATAAAGAGGCGCCTGATGCTGGGAATCGAAGAGTTCCTCACGCCTGGCGCCACGTTGTTCGTCGGACTGGGGACGACATTCAACGCGCTGCATGAAGTGATCGTTCGTCACCCTGGATTGCTGGTCGCCACGCCGAACCTCGAGGTGGCCTACAACTGCGCCATGAACACCGACGCAACCGTCTACATTTACGGCGGCTATGTCCGGAGCAAGGATTCGGCCGTCCTCACGGTGGCTGACGCCAGCCGGGATCGGTTCAAGTTCGACGTCGCGCTTCTGGGCGCAAGCGCGATCGACGACGAGGGCGACATACTGGAGTTCGACCCTCTCGAGGTCGATCTCGTTCGTTCGATCCTTCCCTTGGCGCGGCAGCGGATCTTGGTCGCGCATCATGAGAAGTTCCGCCGACGCGCGCCGCACAAGGTGGCATCGCTTCGGGAGGTCGACGTACTCGTGACCGATGGCGACGTTTCCGGCCACTTCCCCGATCTGAGGGTGCTGAACTCGACGCGGGTGATTTCCGTCTAG
- a CDS encoding PP2C family serine/threonine-protein phosphatase → MRSLEAFTLGKRRGQPETNEDSLVIVPGVGYAVVDGVTDRDGTLYDGVLGGRFASKSAAATINRYLLDLAAGIRRHEGPGELVGQLTEAVADGYRRNCRYEQVKLDANVRAGCAVLIALVNDDDLEVISVGDSGLRINGGSPWQDLKPLDDVTARLRREAWRYFEARGLPQDACGKLSMMVTWQGTRNQPDGSVTAEPGVRAEIEARALAVNRQALPDIPEWELLELIHHGIVHGQGGFQNAADRELGYGVIDGFDVPAKFIETISIPIAEIETLELFSDGYFSAPAGFGAAAWEDEFERVEREDPHKIGRFLSTKGTTDAAMTDDRTYLGVRLR, encoded by the coding sequence ATGAGATCCCTCGAAGCATTCACCCTCGGTAAGCGACGCGGCCAGCCGGAAACCAACGAGGATAGTCTCGTCATCGTGCCTGGCGTGGGTTACGCCGTGGTCGACGGCGTTACGGACCGCGACGGCACTCTGTATGACGGCGTCCTGGGGGGCCGCTTCGCCTCGAAGTCGGCCGCAGCAACGATCAATCGCTATCTGCTCGACCTGGCGGCCGGCATTCGACGCCATGAGGGGCCAGGCGAGTTGGTGGGCCAGCTTACCGAGGCGGTTGCAGACGGCTATCGTCGAAACTGCCGCTATGAGCAGGTAAAGTTGGACGCGAACGTCCGCGCCGGCTGCGCCGTGTTGATTGCCCTCGTCAATGACGACGATCTGGAGGTCATCTCTGTCGGCGACAGTGGGCTCAGGATCAATGGTGGTTCGCCCTGGCAGGATCTCAAACCGCTCGACGACGTGACCGCGAGATTGAGACGGGAGGCCTGGCGCTATTTTGAGGCGCGGGGCCTGCCTCAGGATGCGTGCGGCAAGCTGTCGATGATGGTGACGTGGCAGGGAACGCGAAACCAGCCTGATGGGTCTGTCACGGCAGAACCCGGGGTGCGCGCCGAGATCGAGGCGCGAGCCCTCGCCGTCAACCGCCAAGCGCTGCCGGACATACCGGAGTGGGAACTGCTTGAACTCATCCACCACGGCATCGTCCACGGCCAGGGAGGCTTCCAGAACGCAGCGGATCGAGAACTCGGCTACGGGGTGATCGATGGGTTCGACGTGCCAGCCAAGTTCATCGAAACGATCAGCATTCCAATTGCAGAGATCGAAACGCTCGAGCTGTTCTCGGATGGATACTTTTCTGCGCCTGCTGGCTTTGGAGCCGCAGCGTGGGAGGATGAGTTTGAACGGGTCGAACGGGAGGACCCGCACAAGATCGGTCGTTTCTTGAGCACGAAAGGAACGACGGACGCCGCCATGACCGACGACCGCACCTATCTTGGAGTGCGATTGAGATGA
- a CDS encoding ABC transporter permease: MKRFDFWTVVMILTWVLLLILLFVPVGSVLVSSFYDPSGNFTLANYQKFVAEPRFRQAFLNTLVVGFGGLVGALVLGSIMAFCISRFVIKGSRFVSLLAILALVSPPFIGAYSWIVLFGAGGLVRTTARTFGIQMPTIYGLTGILIVFAFKFYPFVYLMVSGALSNVNRSLEEAAEGLGLTPWQRAFKISFPMVFPALSAGGLLALIQAIADFGTPRLLGRGYNVLATEAYTLYSAEIGSNLSMATTISVILIVVSMAFVLLQRYVSRRNVYHGNMINKPIKIRLTGWRNALAHFAVYAIGLLGALPVIVSIIYSFRKTSGPVFQSGLGLQSYERILFNLGDVVRNSLVFSFSAVALIVIAGTLIGVLVARRTNLNTSLLDGAFMIPYVMPGIVIGIAYIAAFNTGPVVLTGTAMIIILTIFIRRLPYAVRTTSSALRQISPSLEEAAVSLGYSPLQAFLRVTVPLIVPGIVAGGMLSFVTAINELSSSLVLYVGSTMTMPVRIYLLILDGDFGTAAAMSSILLVLSGLAIYLAFRFLGRNEQALL, encoded by the coding sequence ATGAAACGCTTCGACTTCTGGACCGTGGTGATGATCCTCACCTGGGTCTTGCTGCTGATCCTGCTCTTCGTGCCCGTAGGCTCGGTCCTGGTCTCGAGCTTCTACGATCCCAGCGGCAATTTCACCCTCGCGAATTATCAGAAGTTCGTCGCCGAACCGCGCTTTCGGCAAGCCTTCCTGAACACGCTGGTCGTCGGCTTCGGAGGCCTGGTGGGCGCACTGGTCCTCGGCTCGATCATGGCGTTCTGCATCTCGCGTTTCGTCATCAAGGGCAGCCGGTTCGTTTCGCTGCTGGCCATCCTGGCGCTGGTCTCACCACCATTCATCGGCGCCTATTCGTGGATCGTACTCTTTGGAGCGGGCGGCCTGGTGCGCACCACGGCGCGGACCTTCGGCATCCAGATGCCGACCATCTACGGCCTGACCGGCATCCTCATCGTCTTCGCCTTCAAGTTCTACCCCTTCGTCTACCTGATGGTGTCCGGCGCGCTCTCGAACGTGAACCGCTCGCTGGAGGAAGCCGCCGAAGGGCTCGGGCTGACGCCCTGGCAGCGCGCCTTCAAGATTTCGTTCCCGATGGTGTTCCCGGCGCTTTCGGCCGGCGGACTGCTCGCCCTCATCCAGGCGATCGCAGACTTCGGCACCCCACGGCTCCTCGGGCGCGGCTACAATGTGCTGGCGACGGAGGCCTACACGCTCTACTCGGCCGAAATCGGCTCGAACCTTTCCATGGCGACGACCATCAGCGTCATCCTGATCGTCGTCTCGATGGCCTTCGTGCTGCTGCAACGCTACGTGTCGCGGCGCAACGTCTATCACGGCAACATGATCAACAAGCCGATCAAGATCCGCCTGACCGGCTGGAGGAACGCGCTCGCGCACTTCGCGGTCTATGCCATCGGCCTGCTTGGCGCCCTCCCCGTCATCGTCTCGATCATCTATTCCTTCCGCAAGACCAGCGGTCCGGTCTTCCAATCGGGACTGGGCCTCCAGAGCTACGAGCGGATCCTCTTCAACCTCGGCGACGTAGTGCGCAACTCGCTGGTGTTCTCGTTCTCGGCGGTCGCGCTGATCGTGATAGCCGGCACGCTCATCGGCGTGCTGGTCGCGCGGCGCACCAATCTCAACACGTCGCTGCTCGACGGCGCATTCATGATCCCTTACGTCATGCCGGGCATCGTCATCGGCATCGCCTACATAGCGGCGTTCAACACCGGGCCCGTCGTGCTGACCGGCACCGCGATGATCATCATCCTGACCATATTCATCCGCCGCCTGCCCTATGCCGTGCGCACGACCTCGTCCGCCCTCCGGCAGATCTCGCCAAGCCTGGAGGAGGCCGCCGTCTCGCTCGGCTACAGTCCGTTGCAGGCCTTCCTGCGGGTCACCGTGCCGCTGATCGTGCCAGGCATCGTCGCCGGCGGCATGCTCTCCTTCGTCACCGCGATCAACGAACTCTCGTCGTCGCTGGTGCTCTATGTCGGCTCGACCATGACGATGCCCGTCCGCATCTATCTGCTGATCCTCGACGGCGACTTCGGCACGGCGGCGGCCATGTCCTCCATCCTGCTTGTGCTCAGCGGGCTGGCGATCTACCTCGCCTTCCGCTTCCTCGGCCGCAACGAGCAGGCGTTGCTGTAG